In one window of Pseudomonas chlororaphis subsp. chlororaphis DNA:
- a CDS encoding LuxR C-terminal-related transcriptional regulator — protein sequence MTLHAQQFQDLERLAFQVSPAPQMITGHRRMLDCNQAFVRLFGYEREHLQGHLTLLLYPSQADYQSIGERSEHWLRNGPGTFYSDERFMQHRNGEVFWARAHGFSLTAEDPFKLMVWHFERLDRQPAPMIQLTPREREISLHIVNGLTCKEVARKLGISHRTVEVHRARLMKKLQAKNSAELVSKIIFIS from the coding sequence ATGACCCTACACGCCCAGCAATTCCAGGACCTCGAGCGCCTGGCCTTCCAGGTTTCCCCCGCACCGCAGATGATCACCGGGCATCGCCGGATGCTCGATTGCAACCAGGCCTTCGTACGCCTGTTCGGCTACGAGCGCGAACACTTGCAAGGCCACCTGACCCTGCTGTTGTACCCCTCCCAGGCCGACTACCAGAGCATCGGCGAACGCAGCGAGCACTGGCTGCGCAACGGACCCGGCACCTTCTACTCCGACGAACGCTTCATGCAGCATCGCAACGGCGAGGTGTTCTGGGCCCGCGCCCACGGTTTTTCCCTGACGGCCGAGGACCCGTTCAAGCTGATGGTCTGGCATTTCGAGCGCCTGGACCGCCAACCGGCGCCGATGATCCAGTTGACCCCGCGCGAACGGGAAATCTCGCTGCATATCGTCAATGGCCTGACCTGCAAGGAAGTGGCGCGCAAGCTGGGCATTTCCCACCGCACCGTGGAAGTCCACCGCGCCCGGCTGATGAAGAAGCTTCAGGCCAAGAACAGCGCAGAACTGGTGTCGAAGATCATCTTCATCAGTTGA
- a CDS encoding lytic polysaccharide monooxygenase auxiliary activity family 9 protein, translated as MNKPQTQSPLRHGRVTSPASRGAVAIDLGLLGGWQVNEMEGGKNFPALAAGPFPAPFNTDNPSDVPPADGFILSGGKTDARDCVNFTDEEMSKKLGRAFAWPTLNVNPGQIFKVTWQYTAPHTTRGYRWLITKDGWDPKQRITRAQLEAQPFAEDFYPQVPYYSHAGELKAKVDHEVKLPANKKGRHVIVLMWIVANTGNAFYQAFDVDFK; from the coding sequence ATGAACAAACCACAAACCCAATCACCGCTTCGCCACGGTCGCGTCACCTCCCCAGCCTCCCGCGGCGCAGTCGCCATCGACCTGGGCCTGTTGGGCGGTTGGCAGGTCAATGAGATGGAAGGCGGCAAGAACTTCCCGGCCCTGGCCGCGGGTCCGTTCCCTGCACCGTTCAACACGGATAACCCAAGCGACGTGCCGCCGGCCGATGGCTTCATCCTCAGCGGTGGCAAGACCGATGCCCGGGACTGCGTCAACTTCACCGATGAGGAGATGAGCAAGAAGCTCGGTCGCGCCTTCGCCTGGCCGACGCTCAACGTCAACCCCGGCCAGATCTTCAAGGTGACCTGGCAGTACACCGCGCCGCACACCACCCGTGGTTATCGCTGGCTGATCACCAAGGACGGCTGGGACCCGAAACAGCGCATCACCCGCGCCCAACTGGAGGCTCAACCTTTCGCCGAGGACTTCTATCCGCAGGTGCCTTACTACAGCCATGCCGGCGAACTGAAGGCCAAGGTCGATCATGAAGTGAAGCTGCCGGCCAATAAAAAGGGCCGTCACGTGATAGTCCTGATGTGGATCGTGGCCAATACCGGCAACGCCTTCTATCAGGCCTTCGACGTCGACTTCAAATAA
- a CDS encoding ABC transporter substrate-binding protein produces MSRSLRCCVPFALALLCTAVAAAPQSLTVISFGGATKQAQDKAYFQPFTASGAGRVVAGEYNGELSKIKAMVDVGHTSWDVVEVESPELLRGCDEGLFERLDPARFGDAAQFVPGTLSECGVATYVWSMVMAYDQDKLAKAPTSWADFWNVADFPGKRGLRKGAKYTLEIALLADGVKPDQLYQVLGTPEGVTRAFAKLDQIKGNIQWWEAGAQPPQWLIAGDVVMSAAYNGRIASAQKEGMKLSIVWPQSLYDPEYWAVVKGTPNKALAEDFIAFASQPQTQKVFSEEIPYGPVHRDALALLPAAVQRQLPTAEANLAGARAVDAEFWVDHGEELEQRFNAWAAR; encoded by the coding sequence ATGTCCAGATCCTTGCGTTGCTGTGTTCCCTTTGCCCTGGCCCTGTTGTGCACCGCGGTTGCGGCCGCACCGCAGAGCCTCACCGTCATCTCCTTTGGCGGTGCCACCAAGCAGGCCCAGGACAAGGCCTACTTCCAACCTTTCACCGCCAGCGGCGCAGGACGCGTGGTCGCCGGCGAATACAACGGTGAGCTGTCGAAAATCAAGGCCATGGTCGATGTCGGCCATACCAGTTGGGACGTGGTCGAAGTCGAAAGCCCGGAGCTGTTGCGCGGCTGTGACGAAGGCTTGTTCGAACGCCTCGACCCGGCGCGCTTCGGCGACGCGGCGCAATTCGTGCCGGGGACCCTGAGCGAATGCGGGGTGGCCACCTATGTCTGGTCGATGGTCATGGCCTACGACCAGGACAAGCTGGCCAAGGCGCCGACCTCCTGGGCAGACTTCTGGAACGTCGCCGACTTCCCCGGCAAGCGCGGCTTGCGCAAGGGCGCCAAGTACACCCTGGAAATCGCCTTGCTCGCCGACGGGGTCAAGCCGGACCAGCTGTACCAGGTGCTGGGCACTCCCGAGGGCGTGACCCGGGCGTTCGCCAAGCTCGATCAGATCAAGGGCAATATCCAGTGGTGGGAGGCGGGCGCGCAGCCGCCGCAATGGCTGATCGCCGGTGACGTGGTGATGAGCGCGGCCTACAACGGGCGGATCGCCTCGGCGCAGAAGGAAGGCATGAAACTGAGCATCGTCTGGCCGCAAAGCCTGTACGACCCGGAGTACTGGGCGGTGGTCAAGGGCACGCCGAACAAGGCGCTGGCCGAAGACTTCATCGCCTTCGCCAGCCAGCCGCAGACCCAGAAGGTGTTCTCCGAGGAGATCCCCTACGGGCCGGTGCACCGTGACGCGCTGGCGTTGCTGCCGGCGGCGGTGCAACGGCAGCTGCCCACCGCCGAGGCCAACCTGGCCGGCGCGCGGGCGGTGGACGCGGAGTTCTGGGTGGACCATGGCGAGGAGCTGGAACAGCGCTTCAACGCCTGGGCGGCGCGCTGA
- a CDS encoding aspartate aminotransferase family protein gives MTVQIKPVRSTGDYQAADAAHHIHAFLDQKALNAEGPRVIVRGEGLALWDNDGKRYLDGMSGLWCTNLGYGRKDLAAAASQQLEQLPYYNMFFHTTHPAVVELSELLFSLLPAHYSHAIYTNSGSEANEVLIRTVRRYWQILGKPQKKIMIGRWNGYHGSTLGATALGGMKFMHDMGGVIPDVAHIDEPYWFAHEGDLTPAEFGLRAARQLEEKILELGAENVAAFVAEPFQGAGGMIFPPESYWPEIQRICRQYDVLLCADEVIGGFGRTGEWFAHQHFGFEPDTLSIAKGLTSGYIPMGGLILSRRMAEVLVEQGGVFAHGLTYSGHPVAAAVAIANLKALRDEGIVSRVKHETGPYLQRCLREVFDNHPLIGEVQGAGLVAALQFAEDKASRKRFANENDMAWRCRTIGFEEGLIIRSTLGRMIMAPALVASHADIDELVDKTRTAVDRTAREYGRL, from the coding sequence ATGACCGTTCAGATCAAACCCGTGCGCAGCACCGGCGACTACCAGGCCGCGGATGCCGCGCACCACATTCATGCGTTCCTCGATCAGAAGGCGCTGAACGCCGAAGGGCCGCGGGTGATCGTGCGCGGTGAGGGCCTGGCGCTCTGGGACAATGACGGCAAGCGCTACCTGGACGGCATGTCGGGCCTGTGGTGCACCAACCTCGGCTACGGCCGCAAGGACCTGGCCGCGGCCGCCAGCCAGCAGCTCGAGCAGCTGCCGTACTACAACATGTTCTTCCACACCACCCACCCGGCGGTGGTCGAGCTGTCGGAGCTGCTGTTCAGCCTGCTGCCCGCGCACTACAGCCACGCGATCTACACCAACTCCGGCTCCGAGGCCAACGAGGTGCTGATCCGCACCGTGCGCCGCTACTGGCAGATCCTCGGCAAGCCGCAGAAGAAGATCATGATCGGCCGCTGGAACGGCTACCACGGCTCGACCCTCGGCGCCACGGCGCTGGGCGGGATGAAGTTCATGCACGACATGGGCGGGGTGATCCCGGACGTGGCGCACATCGACGAGCCGTACTGGTTCGCCCACGAAGGCGACCTGACCCCGGCCGAGTTCGGCCTGCGCGCTGCGCGGCAGCTGGAGGAGAAGATCCTCGAACTGGGCGCCGAGAATGTCGCGGCCTTCGTCGCCGAACCCTTCCAGGGCGCCGGCGGCATGATCTTCCCGCCAGAAAGCTACTGGCCGGAAATCCAGCGCATCTGCCGCCAGTACGACGTGCTGCTGTGCGCCGACGAAGTGATCGGCGGTTTCGGCCGTACCGGCGAGTGGTTCGCCCACCAGCATTTCGGCTTCGAGCCCGACACCCTGTCGATCGCCAAGGGCCTGACCAGCGGCTACATCCCCATGGGCGGTCTGATCCTCTCCAGGCGCATGGCCGAGGTGCTGGTGGAGCAGGGCGGGGTGTTCGCCCACGGCCTGACCTATTCCGGCCACCCGGTGGCGGCGGCGGTGGCCATCGCCAACCTCAAGGCCCTGCGCGACGAAGGCATCGTCAGCCGGGTCAAGCACGAGACCGGGCCGTACCTGCAGCGCTGCCTGCGCGAGGTGTTCGACAACCATCCGTTGATTGGCGAAGTGCAGGGCGCGGGTCTGGTCGCCGCCTTGCAGTTCGCCGAAGACAAGGCCAGCCGCAAGCGCTTCGCCAACGAGAACGACATGGCCTGGCGTTGCCGCACCATCGGCTTCGAAGAGGGCCTGATCATCCGCTCGACCCTGGGCCGGATGATCATGGCCCCGGCCCTGGTGGCCAGCCACGCCGACATTGATGAACTGGTCGACAAGACCCGTACCGCCGTAGACAGGACCGCCCGCGAATACGGTCGTCTGTAG
- a CDS encoding APC family permease, with amino-acid sequence MNSNASVQTGALAPPASRKKLGLTALLAVAIGLVVSQGVMVLMLQGVGIAGLGFIVPLGLAYLLALSYACSFSELALMIPRAGSLSTYTEVAIGQFPAILATFSGYIVVAMFALSAELLLMEFIIDKVYPHAMPPLTVALGVLALFTVLNLFNIDIFARLQTVLAVVMTVVLLVMGLSAMNSDIVAPNPTLFDSAHWNPLGLGVVALTAMAVWGFVGAEFVCPLVEETRRPERNIPGSMMLGLTIIFVIISLYGLGALLTVPQAELASNGLPHYLFATTVFGEAGKVFLVTAAITATCSTLNSSLAAIPRMLFGMARNGQAFGMFKLQGKRTGAPWVAVLFIAAVTGLPLLLMHDHADAINQLLLSAALAWLLAYIITHVNVIALRRRYPQVARPFRTPFYPLPQLFGIVGMLFAIWNVSPSPEMTFSIFAYAGLVLLIVSIIAVLWIKGVMGKPLFKPEPLASVLGTLDKNPQGDSQ; translated from the coding sequence ATGAACAGCAATGCAAGCGTGCAAACCGGCGCCCTGGCGCCGCCCGCGAGTCGCAAGAAACTCGGCCTCACCGCGCTGTTGGCGGTGGCCATCGGCCTGGTGGTCTCACAAGGCGTGATGGTGCTGATGCTGCAAGGCGTCGGCATCGCTGGCCTGGGCTTTATCGTGCCCCTGGGCCTGGCCTACCTGCTGGCCCTGAGCTACGCCTGTTCGTTCTCCGAACTGGCGCTGATGATCCCCCGCGCCGGCAGCCTGAGCACTTACACCGAGGTCGCCATCGGCCAGTTCCCGGCGATCCTGGCGACCTTTTCCGGCTACATAGTGGTAGCGATGTTCGCCTTGTCGGCCGAGCTGTTGCTGATGGAGTTCATCATCGACAAGGTCTACCCGCACGCCATGCCGCCGCTGACCGTGGCCCTGGGGGTACTGGCGCTGTTCACCGTGCTCAACCTGTTCAACATCGACATCTTCGCCCGCCTGCAGACGGTGCTGGCGGTGGTGATGACCGTGGTCCTGCTGGTGATGGGCCTGAGCGCGATGAACAGCGACATTGTCGCGCCCAACCCGACGTTGTTCGACAGCGCCCACTGGAACCCCCTGGGCCTGGGGGTGGTCGCCCTGACGGCGATGGCGGTCTGGGGCTTCGTCGGCGCCGAGTTCGTCTGCCCGCTGGTGGAAGAAACCCGGCGTCCGGAGCGCAATATCCCGGGCTCGATGATGCTCGGCCTGACCATCATCTTCGTGATCATCAGTCTGTATGGCCTGGGCGCCTTGCTCACCGTGCCCCAGGCGGAACTGGCCAGCAACGGCCTGCCGCATTACCTGTTCGCCACCACGGTGTTCGGCGAGGCGGGCAAGGTGTTCCTGGTGACCGCCGCGATCACCGCCACCTGCAGCACCCTCAACAGTTCGCTGGCAGCGATCCCGCGCATGCTGTTCGGCATGGCTCGCAATGGCCAGGCCTTTGGCATGTTCAAGCTTCAGGGCAAGCGCACCGGCGCGCCCTGGGTGGCGGTGCTGTTCATCGCCGCGGTCACCGGCCTGCCGTTGCTGCTGATGCACGACCATGCCGACGCGATCAACCAGCTGCTGCTCTCGGCGGCCCTGGCCTGGCTGCTGGCCTACATCATCACCCACGTCAATGTCATCGCCCTGCGTCGCCGTTACCCGCAGGTGGCGCGGCCGTTCCGTACGCCGTTCTACCCCTTGCCGCAGCTGTTCGGCATCGTCGGCATGCTGTTTGCGATCTGGAACGTCTCGCCCAGCCCGGAGATGACCTTTTCGATTTTTGCCTACGCAGGCCTGGTGCTGCTGATCGTCTCGATCATCGCCGTGCTGTGGATCAAGGGCGTGATGGGCAAGCCACTGTTCAAGCCGGAGCCGCTGGCCAGCGTGCTCGGCACTCTCGATAAAAACCCGCAAGGAGACTCGCAATGA
- a CDS encoding aldehyde dehydrogenase, whose translation MKDFNEWTALAQRQRLIDSAFIDGEACQAESGARFDVVNPATEKRLAQVAACGAVEVDRAVRSARRAFEQGSWARMAPGERKAILLRLSQLMLEHRDELALLDSLSMGKPVMDAWNIDVPGAAHVFAWYGESLDKLYDQVAPSASNVLATITRVPLGVIGAVVPWNFPLDMAAWKLAPALAAGNSVVLKPAEQSPFSALRLAELAIEAGFPKGVLNVVPGLGEEAGRALGLHMEVDALVFTGSTEVGKYFMQYAAQSNLKQVWLECGGKSPNLVFADCQDLDLAAEKAAFGIFFNQGEVCSANSRLLVQRSIADGFIERLVAKARQWQPGNPLDPASRAGAIVDARQARRIRQYIEQAQAEGAQLVCGGRQLSIDGSSNFIEPTIFSGVTADMTLAREEVFGPVLAITLFDDEDQAVALANQHIYGLAASLWTDDLNRAHRVARRLNAGTVSVNTVDALDVTVPFGGGKQSGFGRDLSLHSFDKYTQLKTTWIQLRG comes from the coding sequence GTGAAAGATTTCAACGAGTGGACAGCCCTGGCGCAACGCCAACGCCTGATCGACAGCGCCTTTATCGACGGTGAGGCGTGCCAGGCCGAGAGCGGCGCACGCTTCGATGTGGTCAACCCGGCCACCGAGAAACGCCTGGCCCAGGTGGCCGCCTGCGGTGCGGTCGAGGTCGACCGGGCGGTGCGCAGCGCCCGTCGTGCGTTCGAGCAGGGCTCCTGGGCCAGGATGGCGCCGGGCGAGCGCAAGGCGATCCTGCTGCGCCTGTCGCAGCTGATGCTGGAGCACCGCGACGAACTGGCCTTGCTCGATTCCCTGAGCATGGGCAAGCCGGTGATGGATGCCTGGAATATCGATGTGCCGGGCGCGGCCCATGTATTTGCCTGGTACGGCGAAAGCCTCGACAAGCTCTATGACCAGGTGGCGCCGAGCGCCAGCAATGTCCTGGCGACCATCACCCGGGTGCCGCTGGGAGTGATCGGCGCGGTGGTGCCGTGGAATTTCCCGTTGGACATGGCTGCCTGGAAGCTGGCCCCGGCCCTGGCCGCCGGTAACAGCGTGGTGCTCAAGCCGGCCGAACAGTCGCCGTTCTCGGCCCTGCGCCTGGCCGAGCTGGCCATCGAAGCCGGCTTTCCCAAGGGCGTGCTCAACGTGGTGCCGGGCCTGGGCGAGGAGGCCGGTCGCGCCCTCGGCCTGCACATGGAGGTGGATGCCCTGGTGTTCACCGGTTCCACCGAGGTCGGCAAGTACTTCATGCAGTACGCCGCGCAATCGAACCTCAAGCAGGTCTGGCTGGAGTGCGGCGGCAAGAGCCCGAACCTGGTGTTCGCCGATTGCCAGGACCTGGACCTGGCGGCCGAGAAAGCCGCGTTCGGCATCTTCTTCAACCAGGGCGAAGTCTGCTCGGCCAACTCGCGCCTGCTGGTGCAGCGCTCGATCGCCGATGGGTTCATCGAGCGCCTGGTGGCCAAGGCGCGCCAGTGGCAGCCGGGCAATCCGCTGGACCCGGCGAGCCGGGCCGGGGCCATCGTCGATGCGCGGCAGGCCCGGCGCATAAGGCAGTACATCGAGCAGGCCCAGGCCGAGGGCGCGCAGTTGGTGTGCGGCGGTCGGCAGTTGAGCATCGACGGTTCGAGCAACTTTATCGAGCCGACCATCTTCAGCGGCGTGACCGCCGACATGACCCTGGCCCGCGAAGAGGTGTTCGGCCCGGTGCTGGCGATCACGCTGTTCGACGACGAAGACCAGGCGGTGGCCCTGGCCAACCAGCACATCTATGGCCTGGCCGCTTCGCTGTGGACCGACGACCTCAATCGCGCGCATCGAGTGGCGCGGCGGCTGAATGCCGGGACCGTGTCGGTGAATACCGTCGATGCGCTGGATGTCACCGTGCCCTTCGGCGGCGGCAAGCAGTCGGGCTTCGGCCGCGACCTGTCGCTGCATTCGTTCGACAAGTACACCCAGCTGAAAACCACCTGGATTCAACTGCGCGGCTGA
- the argE gene encoding acetylornithine deacetylase has product MSELRSRALLARLVGFATVSRDSNLALIEFVRDYLHGLGVSCELIYNAERTKANLLASIGPALEGGIVLSGHTDVVPVDGQPWTLEPFSLTERDGKLYGRGTADMKGYLASVLAAVPLFLESPLRRPVHLAFSYDEEVGCLGVRSLLEVLPQRIPQPALCLIGEPTELKPVLGHKGKLAMRCHVHGAPCHSAYAPYGVNAIEQAARLIGRLGEIGRRLAAPEHHDARFDPAFSTVQVGVIQGGTALNIVPADCRFDFEVRALPAFEPRAVVDELQGYAEQELLPTMQAIKADTAIRFEAISAYPGLATAPESAAAQLVAQLCGSDAFGTVAFGTEGGLFDQAGIPAVVCGPGSMDQGHKPDEFVSVEQMAACDRLMDRLAEYLCKH; this is encoded by the coding sequence ATGAGTGAGCTGCGCAGCCGCGCCTTGCTGGCCAGGCTGGTGGGCTTTGCCACGGTCAGCCGCGATTCGAACCTGGCCTTGATCGAGTTCGTGCGCGACTACCTGCACGGCCTGGGCGTGAGCTGCGAGCTGATCTACAACGCCGAACGGACCAAGGCCAACCTGCTGGCCAGCATCGGTCCGGCGCTGGAAGGCGGCATCGTGCTGTCCGGGCACACCGACGTGGTGCCGGTGGACGGCCAGCCCTGGACGCTTGAACCCTTCAGCCTGACCGAGCGCGACGGCAAGCTCTACGGGCGCGGCACCGCCGACATGAAAGGCTACCTGGCCTCGGTGCTGGCCGCGGTGCCGCTGTTTCTCGAAAGCCCGCTGCGCCGGCCGGTGCACCTGGCGTTCTCCTATGACGAGGAAGTCGGCTGCCTCGGCGTGCGCAGCCTGCTGGAAGTGCTGCCACAGCGCATCCCGCAACCGGCGCTGTGCCTGATCGGCGAGCCCACCGAGCTCAAACCGGTGCTAGGCCACAAGGGCAAGTTGGCCATGCGTTGCCATGTGCACGGCGCACCGTGCCACTCGGCCTATGCGCCTTATGGGGTCAACGCCATCGAGCAGGCGGCGCGGCTGATCGGCCGGCTGGGGGAGATCGGCCGGCGCCTGGCGGCCCCCGAGCATCACGACGCCCGCTTCGACCCGGCGTTTTCCACCGTGCAGGTCGGGGTGATCCAGGGCGGCACGGCGCTGAATATCGTCCCGGCCGACTGCCGCTTCGACTTCGAGGTGCGCGCCTTGCCGGCCTTCGAACCCCGGGCAGTGGTGGACGAACTGCAAGGCTATGCCGAACAGGAGCTGTTGCCGACGATGCAGGCAATCAAGGCCGATACGGCGATCCGCTTCGAAGCGATCTCGGCTTATCCAGGTTTGGCGACTGCTCCCGAAAGCGCCGCCGCGCAACTGGTGGCGCAACTGTGCGGGAGCGATGCCTTCGGCACCGTGGCCTTTGGCACCGAAGGCGGATTGTTCGACCAGGCCGGCATCCCGGCGGTGGTCTGCGGCCCCGGCAGCATGGACCAGGGCCATAAGCCGGACGAGTTCGTCAGCGTCGAGCAGATGGCGGCCTGCGACCGGCTGATGGACCGCCTGGCCGAATACCTCTGCAAGCATTGA
- a CDS encoding DUF1028 domain-containing protein, giving the protein MTFSIVGRCAETGQLGIAISSSSIAVGARCPWLRSGVGAVSSQNITLPALGPQVLDGLGEGLAPAQALDQALTRNGYSQYRQVAVVDARGRTAVFSGNHALGINNAVAGEQCVAAGNLLASSAVIERMVEAFESSEGCLAARLLSALQAGQDAGGEAGAVHSAALSVVGELVWPIVDLRVDWAEANPIGELHRLWSAYEPQLQDYLTRALNPTLAPSYGVPGDE; this is encoded by the coding sequence ATGACTTTTTCCATCGTCGGCCGCTGCGCCGAAACCGGCCAGTTGGGCATTGCCATCAGCTCTTCGAGCATCGCCGTCGGCGCCCGCTGCCCCTGGCTGCGCAGCGGCGTGGGCGCGGTGTCGAGCCAGAACATCACCTTGCCGGCCCTCGGCCCCCAGGTGCTCGACGGCCTGGGCGAAGGCCTGGCGCCGGCGCAGGCCCTGGACCAGGCGCTGACCCGCAACGGCTACAGCCAGTACCGCCAGGTAGCGGTGGTGGATGCCCGGGGGCGCACGGCGGTGTTCAGCGGCAATCACGCGCTGGGCATTAACAACGCGGTGGCCGGTGAGCAATGCGTGGCGGCCGGCAACCTGCTGGCCAGCAGCGCGGTGATCGAGCGCATGGTCGAGGCCTTCGAAAGCAGCGAGGGCTGCCTGGCGGCGCGGCTGCTCAGCGCGCTGCAGGCCGGGCAGGACGCCGGGGGCGAGGCGGGCGCGGTGCATTCGGCGGCGCTGTCGGTGGTCGGCGAGCTGGTCTGGCCGATCGTCGACCTGCGGGTGGACTGGGCCGAGGCCAACCCCATCGGCGAGTTGCACAGGCTCTGGAGCGCCTACGAGCCGCAGTTGCAGGATTACCTGACCCGCGCCCTCAATCCGACCCTGGCGCCGAGCTACGGAGTGCCGGGCGATGAGTGA
- a CDS encoding RidA family protein: MPTHTRIRMFNTKDTYPNQSLDNDLCQAVRAGNTVYVRGQVGTDFNGQLVGLGDPRAQAEQAMRNVKQLLEEAGSDLSHIVKTTTYLIDPRYRGPVYQEVGKWLKGVFPISTGLVVSALGQPQWLMEIDVIAVIPE, from the coding sequence ATGCCTACGCATACCCGCATCCGCATGTTCAACACCAAAGACACCTACCCGAACCAGAGCCTGGACAACGACCTGTGCCAGGCGGTGCGCGCCGGCAACACCGTGTATGTGCGCGGCCAGGTCGGCACCGACTTCAATGGCCAGCTGGTCGGCCTCGGCGACCCGCGGGCCCAGGCCGAGCAGGCCATGCGCAACGTCAAGCAACTGCTGGAAGAGGCTGGCAGCGACCTCAGCCATATCGTCAAGACCACCACCTACCTGATCGACCCGCGTTACCGCGGGCCGGTCTACCAGGAGGTCGGCAAATGGCTCAAGGGCGTGTTCCCAATCTCCACCGGACTGGTGGTCAGCGCCCTGGGCCAGCCGCAGTGGCTGATGGAAATCGACGTGATCGCGGTCATCCCCGAATAA